DNA sequence from the Asticcacaulis sp. AND118 genome:
GATTTGTAACCCTGACTCAGTTTCGTCAGACGCGCTCTCAGGCGCCAGGCCAGAACCGTGGTCGAAAGCGCCAGCGCTGTCGCGCCGGCAGCGGCGGCAAAGGCAATGGTGGCAACGGTCATGCAGCGGCCCGGGACGAATCACTTAAACGCCCATACTAATGCAAACCGATTCGCCTCCCAAATGAAATACGGCAACTTCGAGTCAAGTTAATTTAAGCGCCCGCGCATAGAAATAGGACGCCACGACCACGATCAGGGCCGATCCAAGACCGGCGCTCACAAACACCCAATGCAGATAGACCGGCGGGAGGAGCAACGCCCCGCCAAGCATGATCAACCCCGCCAGCATCATGACCGGCCCAGCCAGCCGGTGCGTCTTGTGCCAAACCCGCTCATCCGAAAGGGTCCAGGGCGTGCGCACCCCCACCAGATAGTTACGTTGGGCCTTGGGCATGAAATTGCCAATCAGGATAAACAGTACGCCCGGCCCCAGCAGCAGGGGCTGCGCCGACAAGACCCAGCCGAGGGCGTGGCCAACGATAAACAGATGTCCGAATCCCAGAAAGGCGACCACCCCTATCCAGCTTACGGCATAGACCGAAGCGGAGCGTTCCAGCTTGCCCGATTTAGGCTGCATATAGGGCAGAACCCACAGCAGAAGGGTGATGGCGGCCAGTGTCAGCGGCATGACCATCAGGGCTGTATCCCGCGGCATAAAGCCGTTGGCGGCGCCCGAAAGGTCGAAGTGTGTGCCCATCGGCCCCTCCGGAATCTGCGGTCGCGCCCACAGGCTCAGGCCGGTCGTCG
Encoded proteins:
- a CDS encoding SdpI family protein, whose translation is MKWPVSKTFSVLMIAATTGLSLWARPQIPEGPMGTHFDLSGAANGFMPRDTALMVMPLTLAAITLLLWVLPYMQPKSGKLERSASVYAVSWIGVVAFLGFGHLFIVGHALGWVLSAQPLLLGPGVLFILIGNFMPKAQRNYLVGVRTPWTLSDERVWHKTHRLAGPVMMLAGLIMLGGALLLPPVYLHWVFVSAGLGSALIVVVASYFYARALKLT